The sequence TGCAAAACCCCACTGTTAGAGAGTATGGGCAAACCTTATAGCGTTAGGCGATATGGATAAGCCCCCAGATGAAACAGTTAAAGACATAGTGTTACAAAAGGTTTGAGGGATCGAATAAAACATAGATAGTGCTACCCGATATATATGACAAATTTATTAAAAGAGTTCTAAACGTTTTAGCAGATAAACTAGTAGCACATAAAATGGTTAACTAATAGATGGTGTTAAAGCTAAAAATAACAGCTTCCCGGGTCTAGCAAGATTATTATGTTATAAATGTTTTGTATCGCTTGGCGATATAACTTACGAATACATCAAAAACCTTTATTTTTTAATAGAAAGGGAGATTCAATATGAGGAACGATATACAATCAATTGAACGAGCTTTCTCTACCAAGGAAGTGGCAGAAGAAGTAGGGATTGCAACACCTACTGTCCGAAAGTATAGCCAAATCTTGGAGCGAAATGGATATGAATTTTTAAAAGATGGAGATAGGCGTATCTTTGTTCAATCCGATATCGAAGCACTTATAGCGTTACGCGATACGGACAAGCCCCTAAGCGATACAGCTATAGACTTAGTGTTTCAACAAAAGGAAAGATTAGAAGAAACAAATGAAACAAAGGTAGCTATACCCGATACATATGACCATTTACCCCACGATTCCAATCAGTTAAAAGAGTTCTTAAAGTTTTTAGCTAATGAGCTTGCAACTACACGTGAAATGAATATTCAACTAACAAGCGATATGTCACAGCTTAAAACAACGGTTTCCCGGCTTCAGCAAGATCATCATGTTATAAGTTCTAGTATTGGAAATTCAGCGCAAAAAACTCACAATAAAATTGAAAGTTTAACTGAACAACAAAAGAAACAATACGAATTATTGCTACAACAAGCAAAACAAAAAAATGAATTCTTACAAAAAGAAATTCAAAATTTGCGGGACGAACAGAAAGAAGAATGGCGTTCACAAAATGATTTTAATAAACGTTTAGAAGAAGCAGTACAAAAACCTAAAGTAAAATGGATGGGTATTTTCTCAATGTTTCGTAAATAACAGTTCCGTATTACATAGGACGATTTACCAAAGGAAAATAGGGGTCTTAATTTAAATTCATTTAAGATTTGTTCATGCGATATGTACCTAAACAAAACAAACAACTTTTAGTAAGCAAAAAGGCATGTTTGTTAAAATGAGAACTAGAGAATTATCCGGGCGAATAAGCATACTCTACAAGGAAGTGGAATAAGACGGCGATTACAAAGACCACTGTTCGAAGGTATGTTCAAAACTCAGAACGAATGAATAGTGTTATAACATTGAATTCGCAGTCACGGTTAAGTAAGTGTTCAACTGATAAAGGTATATGTCACTACTTAAAAAACGGTTTCTCGGCTCACGTAAGATCATTGTCCTTAGTAGTTCTTCAAGAAAGGGCTCGTTCTCGTTTGTGTCGTATCGCTAGGCGATATATCTTGCAGGCAAATCCCGAGAATCTTCTTTAATGGAAAAGGGGTCCAAAGCCCAACATGAAATACATTGAATGAACAAGCATTCTCTTACTAGGAAGCGGGGAAGCAACACCCATGACGAAACGATGGATAAAACTTTAGAGTAAAATTGATATTAGGTTTAAAAGATGCTTATACGCGTATTTATGTATAATCTGATACCAAACGCTTATAGCGTTACGCGATACGGACAGAACTCTAGAAGATAGAGCTAAAGATCTTCTGTAACCAATAATAGAAGGATTAGAAGGAACCAAAGAAGCAAAGATACGGTATCCGATATAGATGACTATTTAAACCTATGGGCAACAAATCTTCTTTTTTTTCGGCTATTCGAATACACCACTTTTTAAATTTTTACTAATTCCCGGGAAATATCTACAAATTCTGAGTGGGTATCGACAAAAAATGAGAAATCTAGAAAAAGATAAGGACAAGAGCTACTCAATCACATTAAAAATACTCAAAAATTTTCCCATAGTTTTTTTTATCTTCCGTTTTGAATTATTTTTGTAATAGATAAATGGGCGGCATGATGTAATAAAGCGCTCTACCCCTTAATACGTAAGGGTAGTAAGTAAGATGAGGGTGAAGTGTCCACGTTTCACACATTTCTTGAGGATATTAAAAGAGGCAACCTATAGGTTGCCTCTTTTAATATGTTGGATAATGTAAAGATAAATATTATTTCGATTTATCATTTAGTTTAAAAAGGCCCTGAAATTACGTTAGCTTCTGTTATTGAAACGACAGAAGCGTTCTACCTTTCTCGTGTCACTGAACGAAAGCAATAAAGTAGAATTCTAATATTATTGTGATATACTTTAAGTATTCGATTAATTCCGGAGTATTTACTATTTAAAAATACTTAATAGTAATAATATATTAAGATTGCACGCATTCGCTTCATTTTCCAATTTCCTTAAATTGACAGGGTTATTTTTTATAAATTGATACTTTTAATACGATAAATAACCCTTTATAATATTCAATAGATTGAAAAATTATTATAGCTAGTAAAAGTATATAAGGATATGGAAGAATGAAAAATAATAATTAAAACTATTCTAAAAATAGGTTGATTATCCTGTGGTAAGGAATTAACCAAATGATAAGGAAAAGGATTTATGAAAAGGGTTACGCATATCCAACAAATATTTCTAAGTTCTAATTAATAATGATGGCGCCATAGCCAAGTGGTAAGGCAAAGCTCTGCAAAAGCTTAATCCCTAGTTCGACTCTAGGTGGCGCCTCCATATCAGGTTAGCATCTGTAGTTCCCAAGTTTGCGTTTTAGGTACAGAGTTACAAATACATTTACGATAACGAAGGTTAAATCCGGTTATCGTAAAAACACCATTTATTAGAGATAAATAGGGAGGACATCGTAATGGAATTTCGTTATTTACCAATGACTGAAACCGATAAAAAAGAAATGTTAGATAAAATCGGTGTGTCATCCACAGAAGAACTATTTTCTGATATTCCGAAAGAAGTTAGACTGGACAGGGAATTAAACATTAAAAAACCAGTCAGTGAATATGAGTTGAAAAAAGAACTAACAGAAATGGCAAACAAAAATGCGAATTTAACAGAATATCGTTCATTTTTAGGCGCTGGTGTTTATGATCATTACATTCCATCAGTCGTTGATCATGTTATTTCTAGACAAGAATTCTATACCGCTTACACACCTTATCAGCCGGAACTTACACAAGGTGAACTACAAGCAATGTTTGAATTCCAGACAATGATTTCTGAATTAACTGCAATGCCTGTTGTTAACTCTTCCTTATATGATGGGGGAACAGCTGTAGTTGAAGCTGTAAACTTAAGTGTAGGTCAGACAAAACGCAAAAAAGTTCTTGTTTCAGCTGCTTTGCATCCTGAGTATCGCCAGTTAGTACAAACGGCTGCAAACGGGAAGAAACTTGAAATTGTAGAGATCAATCACAAGGATGGTTTAACTGATTTAGAACAATTAGAAAAAGAGCTTGATGAAAATACCGCTGCTGTTCTAGTTCAATACCCTAACTTCTTCGGTCAAATTGAGCCGTTAGAAAAAATTAATAAGCTGATCAAACAGCAAGAGAAAACAATGTTCGTTGTTTCCAGTAATCCACTTTCACTAGGTTATTTAACACCTCCAGGTGAATTTGGTGCGGATATTGTTGTCGGAGATACACAAGTATTTGGTATTCCGGCACAATTTGGTGGACCACATTGTGGTTACTTTGCAACAACTCAAAAATTAATGCGTAAAGTACCAGGACGTTTTGTTGGTGAAACGGTAGACCAAGATGGCAAGCGTGGTTTCGTGTTAGTATTACAAACGAGAGAGCAGCATATTAAGCGTGAGAAAGC is a genomic window of Niallia sp. XMNu-256 containing:
- the gcvPA gene encoding aminomethyl-transferring glycine dehydrogenase subunit GcvPA — translated: MEFRYLPMTETDKKEMLDKIGVSSTEELFSDIPKEVRLDRELNIKKPVSEYELKKELTEMANKNANLTEYRSFLGAGVYDHYIPSVVDHVISRQEFYTAYTPYQPELTQGELQAMFEFQTMISELTAMPVVNSSLYDGGTAVVEAVNLSVGQTKRKKVLVSAALHPEYRQLVQTAANGKKLEIVEINHKDGLTDLEQLEKELDENTAAVLVQYPNFFGQIEPLEKINKLIKQQEKTMFVVSSNPLSLGYLTPPGEFGADIVVGDTQVFGIPAQFGGPHCGYFATTQKLMRKVPGRFVGETVDQDGKRGFVLVLQTREQHIKREKATSNITSNQALNALASSAAMSALGKNGVKEMAKLNMQKARYTKQKLEEANLPAVFNGPIFNEFVIKLSKPVSVVNDHLFEKGFVGGFDLGKVYPELENHMLIATTEIRSKEEIDAFVKEMGDING